The Sesamum indicum cultivar Zhongzhi No. 13 linkage group LG6, S_indicum_v1.0, whole genome shotgun sequence genome has a segment encoding these proteins:
- the LOC105163191 gene encoding bifunctional 3-dehydroquinate dehydratase/shikimate dehydrogenase, chloroplastic-like isoform X1 has product MGSKSDLLVCTALECESGEEMLSAMELAKKEGADIVELCVASMSFSHISELERLFTLRTLPSILSFGPDDLKQPCTRCSESTRLEILRRAVELDIEFVEIYHQVCTKELINELKRQRSKTRIIVSNHVNKGGFTREKLADLIIGMQSTDADIIKLVINVESITDVAPLFHMLTHCQVPLIARAMGERGLISQLLGPKYGASMIFGSLGGKFVPGLPPLVSIKHVYKLENMNADTKIFGVVSNPVGHSKGPLLHNPAFRQTGYNGIYVPLLVDDIKEFFRVYSCNDFAGFSVGIPHKETAVSCCDEVHPLALSIGAVNTIVRRPMDGKLVGYNTDCEACITAIEDAFRERFVRNGEALHVSPIAGKLFVLVGAGGAGRAIAFGARSRGARVVIFNRNFERAKALAMAVSGEALPYESLNDFRAEKGMILANASAVGMEPNTDQTPVSKVALKSYELVFDAVYTPRNTRLLQEAAEVGATVVSGVEMFIRQALGQFKLFTGGLGTQLALISRLLVSNLNHIVICITFAKCVGNFFPRSSTRRFHAQDCTRAILMQIYRNSRLDKHAQKKTVW; this is encoded by the exons ATGGGTTCTAAAAGCGACCTGCTTGTTTGCACAGCTTTAGAATGTGAAAGTGGAGAAGAAATGTTGAGTGCGATGGAGTTAGCCAAGAAAGAAGGAGCAGATATTGTGGAACTCTGCGTTGCTTCCATGTCTTTCTCCCACATTTCGGAGCTTGAACGCCTCTTCACCCTCAGAACCTTACCCTCCATTCTCTCTTTCGG GCCCGATGACCTTAAACAGCCATGCACAAGATGCTCTGAGAGTACACGGTTAGAAATTCTAAGACGGGCCGTTGAATTAGACATCGAATTTGTCGAAATTTACCATCAG GTGTGTACTAAGGAGTTGATTAATGAGCTCAAGAGACAAAGATCAAAGACGAGGATTATAGTATCAAATCATGTAAATAAAGGAGGTTTTACCAGAGAAAAACTCGCTGACTTGATCATTGGCATGCAATCTACGGATGCAGATATCATTAAACTTGTGATCAATGTCGAGTCTATTACAGATGTAGCGCCTCTCTTCCACATGCTCACACATTGTCAGGTACCACTTATTGCTAGAGCAATGGGAGAAAGAGGTCTGATCAGCCAACTCTTGGGGCCAAAATATGGTGCTTCCATGATATTTGGATCTTTAGGGGGCAAATTTGTACCTGGCTTGCCACCTCTAGTTAGCATCAAACATGTATATAAGTTAGAAAATATGAATGCAGACACGAAAATCTTCGGTGTTGTCTCGAATCCCGTAGGCCATAGTAAAGGCCCTCTTCTGCATAATCCTGCATTCAGACAGACAGGGTATAATGGGATTTACGTACCGCTTTTAGTCGATGACATAAAGGAATTCTTCAGAGTCTACTCCTGCAATGACTTTGCTGGTTTCAG TGTGGGAATACCGCACAAAGAGACTGCCGTGAGTTGCTGTGATGAAGTTCATCCTCTTGCTCTG TCAATAGGAGCAGTAAACACCATTGTTCGGAGGCCTATGGATGGGAAGCTTGTCGGTTATAATACCGATTGTGAGGCTTGTATAACTGCTATTGAAGATGCATTTAGAG AACGTTTTGTCCGAAATGGAGAAGCATTGCATGTTTCACCAATTGCTGGAAAATTGTTTGTATTGGTTGGAGCCGGTGGAGCTGGAAGAGCAATAGCGTTTGGTGCTAGGAGCAGAGGGGCCAGAGTTGTTATATTCAACCGCAATTTTG AAAGGGCTAAGGCTCTTGCAATGGCAGTGTCCGGTGAAGCTCTGCCATATGAAAGCTTAAACGACTTCCGGGCTGAGAAAGGAATGATTCTTGCAAATGCTTCTGCTGTGGGTATGGAGCCAAATACAGATCAAACTCCTGTGTCCAAG GTTGCTTTAAAATCATATGAACTGGTTTTTGATGCGGTTTATACGCCAAGAAACACCCGGCTATTGCAAGAGGCTGCAGAGGTTGGAGCCACAGTTGTGAGCGGTGTAGAGATGTTCATCAGACAGGCTCTTGGCCAGTTTAAACTGTTCACGGGTGGATTAGGTACTCAACTAGCTCTCATTTCTCGTTTGCTCGTTTCCAATTTAAATCATATAGTGATATGCATTACTTTTGCCAAATGTGTTGGCAATTTTTTCCCTCGTTCCAGCACCAGAAGATTTCATGCGCAAGATTGTACTAGAGCAATTTTGATGCAGATCTATCGTAACAGCCGTCTAGATAAACATGCTCAGAAGAAGACTGTTTGGTGA
- the LOC105163191 gene encoding bifunctional 3-dehydroquinate dehydratase/shikimate dehydrogenase, chloroplastic-like isoform X2, which produces MGSKSDLLVCTALECESGEEMLSAMELAKKEGADIVELCVASMSFSHISELERLFTLRTLPSILSFGPDDLKQPCTRCSESTRLEILRRAVELDIEFVEIYHQVCTKELINELKRQRSKTRIIVSNHVNKGGFTREKLADLIIGMQSTDADIIKLVINVESITDVAPLFHMLTHCQVPLIARAMGERGLISQLLGPKYGASMIFGSLGGKFVPGLPPLVSIKHVYKLENMNADTKIFGVVSNPVGHSKGPLLHNPAFRQTGYNGIYVPLLVDDIKEFFRVYSCNDFAGFSVGIPHKETAVSCCDEVHPLALSIGAVNTIVRRPMDGKLVGYNTDCEACITAIEDAFRERFVRNGEALHVSPIAGKLFVLVGAGGAGRAIAFGARSRGARVVIFNRNFERAKALAMAVSGEALPYESLNDFRAEKGMILANASAVGMEPNTDQTPVSKVALKSYELVFDAVYTPRNTRLLQEAAEVGATVVSGVEMFIRQALGQFKLFTGGLAPEDFMRKIVLEQF; this is translated from the exons ATGGGTTCTAAAAGCGACCTGCTTGTTTGCACAGCTTTAGAATGTGAAAGTGGAGAAGAAATGTTGAGTGCGATGGAGTTAGCCAAGAAAGAAGGAGCAGATATTGTGGAACTCTGCGTTGCTTCCATGTCTTTCTCCCACATTTCGGAGCTTGAACGCCTCTTCACCCTCAGAACCTTACCCTCCATTCTCTCTTTCGG GCCCGATGACCTTAAACAGCCATGCACAAGATGCTCTGAGAGTACACGGTTAGAAATTCTAAGACGGGCCGTTGAATTAGACATCGAATTTGTCGAAATTTACCATCAG GTGTGTACTAAGGAGTTGATTAATGAGCTCAAGAGACAAAGATCAAAGACGAGGATTATAGTATCAAATCATGTAAATAAAGGAGGTTTTACCAGAGAAAAACTCGCTGACTTGATCATTGGCATGCAATCTACGGATGCAGATATCATTAAACTTGTGATCAATGTCGAGTCTATTACAGATGTAGCGCCTCTCTTCCACATGCTCACACATTGTCAGGTACCACTTATTGCTAGAGCAATGGGAGAAAGAGGTCTGATCAGCCAACTCTTGGGGCCAAAATATGGTGCTTCCATGATATTTGGATCTTTAGGGGGCAAATTTGTACCTGGCTTGCCACCTCTAGTTAGCATCAAACATGTATATAAGTTAGAAAATATGAATGCAGACACGAAAATCTTCGGTGTTGTCTCGAATCCCGTAGGCCATAGTAAAGGCCCTCTTCTGCATAATCCTGCATTCAGACAGACAGGGTATAATGGGATTTACGTACCGCTTTTAGTCGATGACATAAAGGAATTCTTCAGAGTCTACTCCTGCAATGACTTTGCTGGTTTCAG TGTGGGAATACCGCACAAAGAGACTGCCGTGAGTTGCTGTGATGAAGTTCATCCTCTTGCTCTG TCAATAGGAGCAGTAAACACCATTGTTCGGAGGCCTATGGATGGGAAGCTTGTCGGTTATAATACCGATTGTGAGGCTTGTATAACTGCTATTGAAGATGCATTTAGAG AACGTTTTGTCCGAAATGGAGAAGCATTGCATGTTTCACCAATTGCTGGAAAATTGTTTGTATTGGTTGGAGCCGGTGGAGCTGGAAGAGCAATAGCGTTTGGTGCTAGGAGCAGAGGGGCCAGAGTTGTTATATTCAACCGCAATTTTG AAAGGGCTAAGGCTCTTGCAATGGCAGTGTCCGGTGAAGCTCTGCCATATGAAAGCTTAAACGACTTCCGGGCTGAGAAAGGAATGATTCTTGCAAATGCTTCTGCTGTGGGTATGGAGCCAAATACAGATCAAACTCCTGTGTCCAAG GTTGCTTTAAAATCATATGAACTGGTTTTTGATGCGGTTTATACGCCAAGAAACACCCGGCTATTGCAAGAGGCTGCAGAGGTTGGAGCCACAGTTGTGAGCGGTGTAGAGATGTTCATCAGACAGGCTCTTGGCCAGTTTAAACTGTTCACGGGTGGATTAG CACCAGAAGATTTCATGCGCAAGATTGTACTAGAGCAATTTTGA